Proteins from one Bacteroidales bacterium genomic window:
- the rpsL gene encoding 30S ribosomal protein S12 → MPTIQQLIRKGRKRVEKKSKSPALNSSPQKRGVCVRVYTTTPKKPNSAMRKVARVRLTNGKEVNAYIPGEGHNLQEHSIVLVRGGRIKDLPGVRYHIVRGTLDTQGVDDRTQRRSKYGTKKPKK, encoded by the coding sequence ATGCCTACAATTCAACAGTTAATAAGAAAAGGAAGAAAACGTGTAGAGAAAAAAAGTAAATCTCCGGCACTGAATTCAAGCCCTCAGAAGCGTGGAGTTTGTGTAAGAGTATATACAACTACACCAAAAAAACCAAATTCAGCAATGCGTAAAGTTGCAAGAGTTCGGTTAACAAACGGAAAAGAAGTAAACGCTTATATTCCGGGTGAAGGACACAACCTGCAAGAACACAGTATTGTGCTTGTAAGAGGCGGAAGAATCAAAGATCTTCCCGGTGTTCGTTATCATATTGTAAGGGGAACCCTCGATACACAGGGGGTTGACGACAGAACGCAAAGACGATCAAAATACGGAACTAAAAAACCTAAAAAATAA